The Candida albicans SC5314 chromosome 5, complete sequence genome includes a region encoding these proteins:
- the HMS1 gene encoding Hms1p (hLh domain Myc-type transcript factor; required for morphogenesis induced by elevated temperature or Hsp90 compromise; acts downstream of Pcl1; Spider biofilm induced), whose amino-acid sequence MIFKLNDYNAFLTSLFDKNNEQLQRHQSHQLQNYNQSQNSNTIMTFANNNNNNNRNNSNINSEIADDENNTNNGNTYHQNGGFPVDFDFGLAPPPFIADLPHNNTNNGNGNSNNSKYYSLPLSETTTTSNRYNNIDYELPSNTEFIAEIGAYVKDSKSNNNDNNRTENLQSKNSSNNTNNSNQRNTTTPTKQNNSNNDNVVVNDIDQFSRFNEFGSNLGDPMILEQDEQMNNSDNPMIFNLNDQMGNNFNNELNRSSQYSNYQQQQQQQQVSQGQIFQDQVSPHSRMSNIPQPISDHQRIKSNNHEYNSNLQSPMSIETAPSTSTTTTNFNKNTAPKTGKKSRNSIKRSSSSSGSSSVLDYQNSKSLTEQASQITFGGITSGSQQGKPINTPITTGTTTTTTATSSSSNSNSMIQGSSPISPLNIHNSPLTTTATTSTSNSAPTKTRGRKIKIEPSSSSSTTSTIINEPTNMINHNPHPGRPRIKSAHNVIEQRYRNKINDKFNALQNSVPTLRILAQKKQREKLLMQQHHNHQQQQRRHSSSTLNGGKNPEYDSSDDEMININKGLIMNNVGGGGNNYNVDQLGILQNSSNQLKQSEEYDDEFDGLMEIEEADQEDQEAGGEEEEEVIDLEGLEPARKLNKGTILAKSIEYIKFLEMKNERMKQEHDELVLKARMLGLVIDEDM is encoded by the coding sequence ATGatatttaaattgaatgattatAACGCATTTTTAACTTCCttgtttgataaaaataatgaacaaTTACAAAGACACCAATCTcatcaattacaaaattataatcaatcaCAGAATTCTAATACAATAATGACTTTtgcaaataataataataataataacagaAACAACAGTAATATAAATTCAGAAATTGCTGATGATGAGAATAACACTAATAATGGTAACACATATCATCAAAATGGAGGATTCCCAGtagattttgattttggtttagCTCCTCCTCCATTTATTGCTGATTTACCACACAATAACACCAAcaatggtaatggtaattctaataattcaaaatattacAGTTTACCATTGAgtgaaacaacaactacatCTAATAggtataataatattgattatgaatTGCCTAGTAATACTGAATTTATCGCTGAAATTGGTGCTTATGTTAAAGATTCCAAACTGAACAACAATGACAACAATAGGACAGAAAATCtccaatcaaaaaattcgAGTAATAACaccaataattcaaatcaaagaaatacTACTACACCTactaaacaaaataatagtaataacgataatgttgttgttaatgatattgatcaattttcacgatttaatgaatttggaTCAAATTTAGGAGATCCAATGATATTAGAACAAGATGaacaaatgaataattCTGACAATCCCAtgatatttaatttaaacGATCAAATGGggaataatttcaataatgagCTTAACAGAAGCTCGCAATATTctaattatcaacaacagcaacaacaacagcaagtTTCTCAAGGTCAAATATTTCAAGATCAAGTGAGTCCTCATTCAAGAATGAGTAATATTCCTCAACCAATATCTGATCATCAAAGAATAAAATCTAATAATCATGAATATAATTCGAATTTACAATCACCAATGTCTATAGAAACTGCcccatcaacatcaacaactactactaatttcaataaaaatacTGCTCCAAAAACAGGTAAGAAAAGTcgaaattcaataaaacgatcatcatcatcttctggTTCTTCTTCGGTATtagattatcaaaattcaaaatcattaactGAACAAGCATCACAGATAACATTTGGTGGCATTACTTCAGGTTCACAACAAGGAAAACCAATCAATACTCCAATTACTACTGgtactaccaccaccaccacagcTACATCCTCATCAAGTAATTCTAATTCTATGATACAAGGATCATCTCCAATATCTCCATTAAATATACATAACAGTCCTTTGACGACTACCGCCACCACAAGCACATCCAATTCTGCTCCAACTAAGACTAGAGGTCggaaaatcaaaattgaaccatcatcttcttcatcaactacatcaacaattattaatgaacCAACAAATATGATAAATCATAATCCTCATCCAGGAAGACCAAGAATTAAATCAGCTCATAATGTAATTGAACAACGATATcgaaataaaattaatgataaatttaatgCTTTACAAAATTCTGTTCCGACATTAAGAATATTAGCCCAAAAAAAGCAACGAgagaaattattaatgcaacaacatcataatcatcaacaacaacaaagacGTCATAGTAGTAGTACTCTTAATGGTGGTAAGAATCCAGAATATGATTCTTCAGATGATGAAatgattaatattaataaaggACTAATTATGAATaatgttggtggtggtggtaataattataatgttgatcaattaggaatattacaaaattcatcaaatcaattaaaacaatcGGAAGAgtatgatgatgaatttgatggATTAATGGAGATAGAAGAAGCAGATCAAGAAGATCAAGAAGCAGGTGgggaagaagaggaagaagtTATTGATTTAGAAGGATTAGAACCAGcaagaaaattgaataaaggAACAATATTAGCTAAATCTattgaatatattaaatttttagaaatgaaaaatgaaagaatgAAACAAGAACATGATGAATTGGTATTAAAGGCAAGAATGTTAGGTTTAgttattgatgaagatatgTAG
- the RMT2 gene encoding protein-arginine N5-methyltransferase (Minor protein arginine methyltransferases (PRMT) involved in methylation of arginine residues), producing the protein MSELHDLCKFPTRPIDQSYIDKLTQYLKDGIPATYTIEEAYNYINNIEEEPTTTTTPLHLICSHAPFDITKEEQEIISTMVEKLFEYGAGWSFTDINNQTPGCILISRRKERENKEEDGKWMNDVYQQIIDAGVRAELLLRKVNEFEEIEFIEEDDEQEEKEEEDIPQLVKDEQEIKEEAKQEQTTTTDIKPVVIDDAPDAPSQNQQSYLNTKLEYINDALITKDDKDGVMMAWENDIMKLASDTITSSASSASDSESEQEVNILNIGFGMGIIDAMIQSKLKSHPNAKHYICEAHPDVLQKMKIDGWYEKPNVIILEGRWQDKLNDLLSSSSSSSEASVFFDGIYYDTFSEHYQDMLELFDIIVGLLKPHGIFSFFNGLGADRQIIYEVYKNLLIIDLENYGLNCQFKEFNVPNEKFWNKLQDKSIWDDVKRSYWSCPIYYHPIIKFIDY; encoded by the coding sequence ATGTCTGAATTACATGATTTATGTAAATTTCCAACTCGACCAATAGATCAATcatatattgataaattgactCAATATCTTAAAGATGGAATTCCCGCAACTTACACAATCGAGGAAGCGtataattatattaataatattgagGAAGAGccaacaacgacaacaacTCCATTACATTTAATATGTAGTCATGCTCCATTTGATATCAccaaagaagaacaagaaataatCTCTACAATGGTGGagaaattatttgaatatgGAGCAGGATGGAGTTTTACTgatattaataatcaaaCCCCTGGATGTATTTTAAtatcaagaagaaaagaaagagaaaataaGGAAGAGGATGGAAAATGGATGAATGATGtatatcaacaaatcatTGATGCTGGAGTTAGAGCGGAATTATTGTTGAGAAAAgtaaatgaatttgaagaaattgaatttattgaagaagatgatgaacaagaagaaaaagaagaagaggataTTCCTCAATTGGTTAAGGATgaacaagaaatcaaagaGGAAGcaaaacaagaacaaactactactacagACATTAAGCCTGTCGTTATTGATGATGCACCTGATGCACCAtcacaaaatcaacaatcataTTTAAATACAAAATTAGAATATATTAATGATGCATTAATTACAAAAGACGATAAAGATGGAGTAATGATGGCATGGGAAAATGATATTATGAAATTAGCCAGTGATACCATAACCAGCTCAGCCAGCTCAGCCTCTGATTCGGAACTGGAACAGGAGGTGaatattttaaatattgGATTTGGAATGGGGATAATTGATGCTATGATTCAATCAAAACTTAAATCTCATCCAAATGCTAAACATTATATATGTGAAGCTCATCCTGATGTATtacaaaaaatgaaaatagaTGGATGGTACGAAAAACCCAATGTTATAATATTAGAAGGAAGATGGCaagataaattaaatgacctattatcatcatcatcttcttcttcagaaGCTTCGGTTTTTTTTGATGGGATTTATTATGATACATTTCTGGAACATTATCAAGATATGttagaattatttgatattataGTTGGATTATTAAAACCTCATGGGATTTTctcatttttcaatggatTAGGAGCTGATAGACAAATAATTTATGAAGtttataaaaatttattaattattgatttagaaaattATGGATTAAATTGTCaatttaaagaatttaatgttcctaatgaaaaattttggaataAATTACAAGATAAAAGTATTTGGGATGATGTTAAACGATCTTATTGGTCTTGTCCTATATATTATCAtccaataatcaaattcatcgATTATTAG
- the TFB3 gene encoding TFIIH/NER complex subunit (Putative C3HC4 zinc finger transcription factor; transcript positively regulated by Tbf1; Spider biofilm induced), which produces MLQTAEDDQLKDMCPICKTDKYLSPNMKFLINPECYHKICESCVDRIFSLGPAPCPYPKCGKILRKNKFKQQIFEDLIIEKEIDIRKKVSAIYNKTEEDFPGDLQGYNRYLENIEDIIFKLSYSDDKQEIETVETELNKYEQEHKLEILERNMRESQRNDDLMKYKEARERLKQEKLKIQKQMELEDLEYQREQQQELLDKLTNSSTTSEELIKQQQNQMLKRSNLRRKQLQTINNQLDQQFNKINPFAKNNGVDSDDEQNGGGGGVNGSSKIPFTPFQGDRDLNKGYTMLPVPTDVESIMNIEQNISDSYYDPFINKLAKNKQYLGGGWRLQNVFQQALDEAFIGLGCNIELEKATTIT; this is translated from the exons ATGTTACAAACAGCTGAAG ATGACCAATTAAAAGATATGTGTCCGATTTGTAAGACGGATAAATATTTGTCACCAAATATGAAATTCTTAATTAATCCTGAATGTTATCATAAAATATGTGAATCATGTGTTGATagaatattttcattagGTCCAGCACCGTGTCCATATCCTAAATGTGGGAAAATCTTGAGaaagaataaatttaaacaacaaatatttgaagatttaataattgaaaaagaaattgatattagGAAAAAAGTATCAGcaatatataataaaactgaagaagatttcCCTGGAGATTTACAAGGATATAATCGATAtcttgaaaatattgaggatataatatttaaattaagTTATAGTGATgataaacaagaaattgaaactgtGGAAActgaattaaataaatatgaacaagaacataaattagaaattttggaaagaaATATGAGAGAATCACAACgtaatgatgatttaatgaaatataaAGAAGCTCGAGAACGattaaaacaagaaaaattaaagattcaaaaacaaatggaaTTAGAAGATTTAGAATATCAACgagaacaacaacaagaattattagataaattAACTAATAGTTCAACTACTAGtgaagaattaattaaacaacaacaaaatcaaatgttAAAACGATCAAATCTTCGGAGGAAACAATTACAAActataaataatcaattggatcaacaatttaataaaattaatccatttgcaaaaaataatggggttgatagtgatgatgaacagaatggtggtggtggtggtgtaAATGGTTCATCAAAAATTCCATTTACACCATTCCAAGGTGATCGTGATTTAAATAAAGGATATACTATGTTACCAGTACCTACAGATGttgaatcaataatgaATATCGAACAAAATATATCTGATAGTTATTATGATccatttattaataaattggccaaaaataaacaatatttaGGTGGTGGTTGGAGATTACAAAATGTTTTCCAACAAGCATTAGATGAAGCATTTATTGGATTAGGTTGTAATATAGAACTAGAAAAAGCTACCACCATCACTTAA
- the SPE2 gene encoding adenosylmethionine decarboxylase (Putative S-adenosylmethionine decarboxylase; Hap43-induced gene; possibly adherence-induced; Spider biofilm induced), with the protein MVAPALIYSNHELSTAIDSTHAFEGPEKLLEIWFYESKELSPINLRDIKFDTWIEILNLVHCEVLSKVSSNLCDAFLLSESSLFVFPHKIILKTCGTTTTLACLDLLFETVNKELLQNEGLKATFQSKNIYQIFYSRRSFMFPDRQIHVHGNWQEEVKLLNQYFNNGKSYIVGNNTNWHLYVGGNGKTKNPVASTTTTTTPVVNDCTLEIIMTQLSLEASQQFYTTRKPGDTAIDSNHDLGHDLGQEILKQTGLNELFKFKKQPTMPGLSSSPIKEIHDGFAFTPCGFSSNSINESDYYTIHVTPEPGWSYASFETNMIGDYKAIVDKCINVFQPGQFMVTFLTNTDMEKFECCLDDYKVNHREELDVEDYKLYFVEFVRQ; encoded by the coding sequence ATGGTTGCACCAGCTTTAATTTATTCCAATCATGAACTTTCTACGGCAATTGATTCAACTCATGCTTTTGAAGGTCCAGAAAAATTACTTGAAATCTGGTTCTATGAATCCAAAGAATTATcaccaatcaatttaagagatattaaatttgatactTGGATcgaaattttgaatttagttCATTGTGAAGTCCTTTCTAAagtttcttcaaatttatgTGATGCATTTTTATTAAGtgaatcatcattatttgttttccctcataaaatcattttgaaaacttgtGGTACTACTACTACGTTAGCTTGTttagatttattatttgaaactgtgaacaaagaattattacaaaaCGAGGGGTTGAAGGCAACTTTCCAAagtaaaaatatttatcaaattttttattctcGTCGTTCATTCATGTTCCCAGATCGTCAAATCCATGTTCATGGGAATTGGCAAGAAGAAgtcaaattattgaatcaatatttcaataatggtaAAAGTTATATTGTGGGTAATAATACCAATTGGCATCTTTACGTTGGAGGTAATGGTAAGACTAAGAACCCCGTTGCctctacaacaacaacaacaactccaGTGGTCAATGATTGTACTTTAGAAATCATTATGACTCAATTATCTTTAGAAGCTAgtcaacaattttataCTACTAGAAAGCCTGGTGATACTGCCATTGATTCAAATCACGATTTAGGTCATGATTTGGGCCAAGAAATACTTAAACAAACTGgattaaatgaattattcaaattcaaaaagcAACCAACTATGCCCGGTTTAAGTTCATCTccaattaaagaaattcaCGATGGATTTGCTTTCACTCCATGTGGATTTTCTagtaattcaattaatgaatcaGATTATTATACGATTCATGTTACCCCAGAACCAGGTTGGAGTTATGCATCATTTGAAACTAATATGATTGGTGATTATAAGgctattgttgataaatgtATTAATGTTTTCCAACCTGGTCAATTCATGGTGACTTTTTTAACTAATACTGATatggaaaaatttgaatgttGTTTAGATGATTATAAAGTTAATCATCGTGAAGAATTAGATGTTGAAGATTATAAATtgtattttgttgaatttgttcGTCAATAA
- the IFF8 gene encoding Iff8p (Putative GPI-anchored adhesin-like protein; decreased transcription is observed in an azole-resistant strain that overexpresses MDR1), which produces MLFTLSILSTLLFSTSISAIEITQNRVDHGTITTSIGDITIDSGAYWSIIDNSISTFIGNLDIKSNAGLYISSTISNLPLLVLLNSGSASITNDGIVSLDARTSTQGSSQFNLVGGSFENNGEFYLAASGAIPMTMGLTGKSWNNNGLIVAYQNERSSGSVKFGVIGQTITNKGQICLTNQVYQQTSKIDGSGCVTAKKNASIYISNVLDPQSVSTEQNYFLADDKSSIITQAVGFNTQVINVFGFGNGNKIGLTLPLKSGNGGQAYSYDSDSGVLSLSSGLFGQKFNIGPGYDSKLFSIVTDNSEGIPSVNNGAVSYSGPVPSQKSLPSACNVECKPVPNAPDDGSSSSSSVVSSTTSTASTDSASLSSTSGEESSASTTTTESSETSNTSSNASETNGSSTESETTGSATTSEASETINSSESSETSGASETSQSTGTSESSETESSVTESSETDSITATTSDTTSSGNDNSSVTSSSDASTDSITSETASSSSTPLSGDSSQVSSLTTGTSPDTIASFQTDSTSFGFGSGSPSSGAVQSSGVTNSTPNTGDVNTQSNTANIATSDNTATSTASNDTGVNTATATTTGTGTGPDNNNNNNNNNNNNNNNNNNNNNNNNNNTNNSGVSAADSKASGDISTVTASSTTLISVASVSSTYPIANESSSPSSSSSSSSSSSGTPGEVIPNANGSSKLSIGMTFMISGFATMFALFM; this is translated from the coding sequence ATGTTATTCACTTTATCCATTCTTTCCACATTATTGTTCAGTACTTCAATTTCTGCCATTGAAATCACTCAAAATAGAGTTGATCACGGTACAATTACCACCAGTATTGGTGATATCACCATTGATTCCGGTGCTTATTGGTCAAtcattgataattcaatCTCAACATTTATTGGTAATTTAGATATTAAATCTAATGCTGGATTATATATTTCCCTGACAATTCTGAATTTACCACTTTTAGTTCTTTTAAATTCTGGTTCTGCTTCTATTACTAATGATGGGATTGTTTCTTTAGATGCTCGTACTTCAACTCAAGGTTCTTctcaatttaatttagttGGTGGttcatttgaaaataatggaGAATTTTATCTTGCTGCTTCAGGAGCCATTCCTATGACTATGGGACTTACAGGTAAAAGTTGGAATAATAATGGATTAATTGTTGCTTatcaaaatgaaagaaGTTCTGGTTCTGTTAAATTTGGAGTCATTGGTCAAACTATTACTAATAAAGGacaaatttgtttaacTAATCAAGTATATCAACAAACTAGTAAAATTGATGGATCTGGTTGTGTTACtgctaaaaaaaatgctagtatttatatttcaaatgttCTTGATCCGCAATCAGTTTCTACTgaacaaaattattttttggcTGATGACAAATCTTCAATCATAACTCAAGCCGTTGGATTTAATACTCAAGTTATCAATGTTTTCGGATttggtaatggtaataaaaTCGGTTTAACTTTACCATTAAAAAGTGGTAATGGTGGTCAAGCTTATAGTTATGATTCCGATTCTGGTGttttatctttatcaaGTGGTTTGTTTGgacaaaaatttaatattggTCCTGGTTATGATTCTAAATTGTTTAGTATTGTCACTGATAATAGTGAAGGTATCCCATCAGTTAATAATGGTGCTGTTTCTTATTCTGGTCCTGTTCCAAGTCAAAAATCATTACCTTCGGCTTGTAATGTTGAATGTAAACCAGTTCCTAATGCACCAGATGATGGCTCTTCTTCTAGTAGTTCTGTTGTTTCTTCTACTACCAGTACTGCCAGTACTGATTCAGCTTCATTGTCATCAACAAGTGGTGAAGAATCTTCAgcttcaacaacaacaactgaaTCCAGTGAAACTTCAAACACCTCATCAAATGCATCTGAAACAAATGGATCTTCTACAGAATCTGAAACTACTGGATCTGCTACAACTTCTGAAGCTTcagaaacaataaattcatCTGAATCATCTGAAACTTCAGGGGCATCTGAGACTTCTCAGTCTACTGGAACTAGTGAATCAAGTGAAACTGAATCAAGTGTTACTGAATCAAGTGAAACGGATAGTATTACTGCTACTACTTCTGATACTACCTCTAGTGGTAATGATAATTCATCGGTTACTTCCAGTTCAGACGCTTCTACTGATTCCATCACTTCAGAAACAgcttcatcttcatcaaccCCATTATCTGGTGATTCATCTCAAGTATCTTCTTTGACAACTGGAACATCACCAGATACCATTGCCAGTTTCCAAACCGACTCTACTTCTTTTGGCTTTGGCTCTGGCTCTCCTTCTTCTGGTGCTGTCCAATCTTCTGGTGTTACCAATAGTACACCAAATACTGGTGATGTTAATACTCAATCTAATACTGCTAATATCGCTACATCTGATAATACTGCTACATCTACCGCTTCTAATGATACTGGTGTTAATACAGCTACAGCTACAACTACTGGTACTGGTACTGGTCctgacaacaacaacaacaacaataacaacaataacaacaataacaacaataacaacaataacaacaataacaacaataacaacactAACAACAGTGGTGTTTCTGCAGCTGATTCTAAAGCAAGTGGTGATATTTCTACTGTGACAGCTTCAAGTACTACTTTAATTTCCGTGGCATCAGTATCATCAACATATCCTATTGCTAATGAATCAAGTTcaccttcttcttcttcttcttcttcttcttcttcttctggtACTCCTGGTGAAGTGATTCCAAATGCTAATGGATCttctaaattatcaattggtATGACATTCATGATTAGTGGATTTGCTACAATGTTTGCTTTATTCATGTAA